Part of the Mauremys mutica isolate MM-2020 ecotype Southern chromosome 1, ASM2049712v1, whole genome shotgun sequence genome is shown below.
TAGCTCAGtgagctaaaaatagtagtgagTGCTTTCACAGAGCTCATGCCTTGCCATCACAACCAGAGACCTCAGAAAACCGTGCCTTGAAATGAGCCCCAGTTAGCTAGTTGTAATAAACCACAACTATCAAGTGCCTGTGCCTTGATATCTGCAATATTGCTAACTCTCATAATCAGTGGTGTTCTCAAGCTCCAGATTTCTGAGTTATGAAAATATGTGAGAACCCCATCTTTCACTCAGGAGaaaccccaccccaacacacacataagTTTATAATCTTTATGATTgttgagaaaagcttgaaaacatgacccaacaTAAGACCCAGAAACCAAAAGGCAAGGAAAGGATGTgaaatttagtttttaaaaaacctcataaaagccaatctcatgatttgcaTATGTGAGACTATCTGTAGGAGTACAGATGAACACAAGTATAATTAGAGCCATACCCTGTAGGCAGCTGGCAGCCAAGCCTTCTATTCCTTGTGTACCTACTGATGTTCCTAGTTCAAGACCCCCCAAAACATGAGTTATTTTAAGAAATACATTGAGGGAACTTTTTATTTGTCATCTGGATTGTGAAtctcttagagcaggggttctcaaactgggagtcgagACTTCTCAGGggatcacgaggttattacacgggggggagggtcacgagctgtcaacctccaccccaaaccacactttgtctccagcatttataatggtgttaaatatattaaaacgtgtttttaatttatatgcgggggggggggaggttgcactcagaggcttgctatgtgaaaggggtcaccagtataaaagtttgagagccactgtcttaGAATACTCTTGGGCTATGTTTTCAAGCTTTCTCACACAACCGTGACACCTAAAAAGTTACTTAAAAAAACAGAACCATAAAAGTGGAGATTCTCCCGCAATCACATAAATGCATGAGTTGGGGTTTTAAGGAAAAACAATTATCGCAAGTGTCGTGATAAGAGCAGACTGGCAAAGGTGGGGTGCAGCTACGTACATTTAATGATGTATGGCAAGAGCAGCAGTTTGCCACTTACTGAATAAGGCACCACTTTGCTCCTCTGCCTCCCTTTCTTTTCATCCTCCTTTTAAGATAATCCTTTGCTACCATTTGTTTGGTTTCTGCTCTACAGGGGTTAGTATTAAAAATTCATTATTGCTGCTGGAATTTatcactcctccctccctctcaaaaCACCCACATGCATTTTCCCTCGCATACTTCCACGACAGAAGCAGCCACAGTCTCAGCGGCCTGCTCTGCAAGCTCCCCAGCCACTAAAGCAAGAGCAGCGCGCGCCCCTCCTGCCAAACGGGCGGGCACATGCgagaagccccgcccccctccccagaccGAACGCGCGCGGGGAAGCGCATGCTTCGCCTAATCGGTTTGGCCTAAAGCGGCTTCCGTGAGCCGCCTGGAGTGCGCGTGCGTGAGCCGCCAAGTAACATGGCGGCCGCCAGCGGCTGCCTCTTCTGCGCCCGCCCGATGCTGCCCCGGCTTTGCGCGGGCCTGGCCGCGGGGCCCAGGTCGCTCCTCCGGGTATCGGCTTATTCCACCGCCCTGGTTGTGGGGAGCGCGGGGCCCAGCCCGGGCCAAggtgagacccgccccgcccgcctgcccgccccATTGTTGGGGCTCCGCGTAGCGCGTCTccgctggggccgggcgggcgggcggggggttgttttgttctttggcaggaaaaataAATGCAACACGCGGCATCAATACAGGAAACGCGGATGGAGTTAAGCTTGGGCGGAACAGCCTTGACTCTCTTTGCTTTCCAGTGTGGCGTTGCCTCGGAATCCCCTGGCGCTGCCGTGCTGGGTTGGGGGCTCATCATCCCTGTGACGCTTCTGCCTCAGTGTCCCTGTGCCTGTGCTCAACGCCATCCTCACGCAGCTCTTTATCCGtaaataggattggcaagttgtTAACACTTCGATACTTCTGTGTGGTTTAGACAAATAAACCTTAAACACTTGCTATTGATGTTACCTGgcaggtgctcaaatactacagGGAAGATCTTTTTGCAATTTGTCCAAAGCTATGGAAGTAGATTTTGTTATAGTCGTCCTATCTTTGGTCTGATGTTGACTACTTTGGCTGTGAGCGTTCCATATATTTTGTCACTGTTGCTTCACAAATTGTCATCAGGATATACCGATTGTTAATAAGGTCAGACTTCCTACTCATGAATCAAACTTTGTATGTGTTAGCTTCTGTGCATGTAAATATCTACTCTTGGGAGAGCAGGATCTTAGTGGGCAGTACAGAAGACTAGTTTATCAGATACATATTGTAAGGATTGATGCAGGTCACAAGATCTAATTCAGTCTTGCCATGAGTGGATTGAAATTAATTGACTTGAGTGGAATTGGGGAAACACCAGAGCTGAATTTGTCCTAACATCATTAGAGTGCTTAAAGATCTGCTAAATTACTACTAGTGTATGATTTTATTTGCTATATTGATTTTATCTCATTAAAAATTGTATTCTTGAAATACAAGCTTAAGAACATGAGGTTGGTGTTCCTTtttgccattttttaaatttaaatgtccAGACAAGACTCTGAAAATGTACCAATATGAAAGATggttgggctggggaggaagttAGCAAGTGAGGTCCATGGTCAGTTTCCTGTTGAGAAGTCATCCTCTAGATGGTAGGTGTCTGGTAAATTTGAAACTCCTTCCTCATTCTGGCAGCTCAAAGTGAAAACTCCACTCTTTCCCCACTTTCCTTGCCAGTCCCCATTGCAGTGTTGTGGGACTGGGTGTATTTGTGTAAAACTGACATTCTTtagattgttgtatgcagtgttgttgaagctatgttggtctcaggatattagataCACAGggtgggtgaaataatatctCTCACTTGAGCAGCTGCTGTTCATGAGAGAGATGAGTTTACACCAGACCTGATGAAGAGACCCGTGtcagcttgtctctcaccagcagaagttggtcaagtgaaagatattacctcacccatcttgtctctctcattcttCAGAGTTTCACAATTGCCAACCCAGAGGTGAAACTCAAGTGTCTTGTTCATTTTACTATATTGCTCATAGCTTTCCTGAACAGCAACAGCAAAAGCACTAGAGCTGTGTTCAGACTCTGGAAGACAGCACTGTATTAATTTACATTTGAAAGGTTATCTCTGCAAATGCATGGGTTCTGCGTAAAGGCTAGCAATTTAACTCTTTAAAGGAGAGCTTCAGTTCTGCAGAAACTGATGGCTGaggtagcagatcttaaggtggccatcctacagcaaaaaaactttaggaccagacttcaaagagaaactgctgagctccagttcatctgcaaatttaacaccatcagctcaggactaaacaaagacggtgaatggcttgccaattacagaaccagtttctcctcccttggttttcacacatCAGCtactggaacagggcctcatcctccctgattgatctaacctcgttatctctagcttgcttcttgcttgcttatatatacacctgcccctggaaatttccactacttgcatccgaagaagtgggtattcacccacgaaagctcatgctgcaaaacgtctgttagtctataaggtgccacaggattctttgctgcttcttttccACAGATCACTTGTCAGCAGTGGGAAGGAAGatatgtgtgattttttttttaatagtcctGATCTGAAAGCCAGTTCTTGTCATTGTTTCTTAATCTAACTGTAACAATTAATTCTGCAGGTTGAATTTACCATTTAGTTTTATTGTTGTCTTGAGACGCCATGGAATGATGAGGCAAAGTAAAAATTCTTGAATGTGCAAGTTTTTAGCAATGCTGTTTAAGTCTTACTGAAGATACTGCTTTATCTTGCAGTTGCAGCATCGAGAAGAAGCAGGACATCACAAATTGCAAGAAATAGAAGATTGgtaagaaataaaaatgtttgcaaCTACCTTATCTGCAAGACTTTGAAGAGTGTTTACTGCATATTTTAGTAATTTGTCCATTAACCCTCCCTGTCCCAAGAAGTTTACAGTCCAACCATAAGACAACAGATGGATCCAGACAGTCATGGGAATACAAAGAAATGATGAGATGctgttggtcagcatgataggcagcagTTTCAGCACACCAGCAACCTACCCGTTGTCAAGGCTTTTGTAGGCATTGTGGCAAAGagttttaaggaaggatttgaaggagaaaAATGAAATGGCTTTGTGTATGTTAgggcagggtggattgatttaaatcagtgactTAAATTACCAGCTTTAATTGTGATTTAAATCAACAAACAGGAAActgatatttaaattgtttttttagTCTTGTCTTGCATCTGTACTTTTAGTTATTTCCTAAAGAAAgattgattctcattggttggtaatcattaaaacatgttgacttGGAACTAAATATAGCCTTGAAACTAAATTTGGTGTTTCTTTTTGTTAACCAGGAGGATATGCCATATCAATACACACTTATTTAAGTCGTAGCTTACATCTattcagaattttaatttttattcagtAGATGAATGTTTTACttatgatttgtgtcaagcttcTTTTGAAAAATCAACTAAAATTGcataaaacagcattttaaaattgtttttagttaaataaaactacctgaAATGTGCaggatacataagaaaaaagtttatcaaaacatgatttttttgcatttaaaactaactgatttattaaacaacatGTGAATTGaatgattgtttctggtcaccattttCCTTCAGAATTTTAGAAATAGTGGACCTCATACTTGCACACTTAGTTTTTATGCATAGATTGGAAAAGGAAGACACGTTTTCCTACATTTTGAACTCCcagttggtttcttaactttgaatgcaCTAGTAATTGAACAGAACTAGTTAAATAAACTAAAAcgaagaaaatatatatattttttgcatcTGCAAAAGAGGCTACTTTTCTCAAAAACTGGTTTAACATTTCAACTAACTCTTGGTTACTTTTTAGTCCATGACTTCCACCAGTGCAGTGGTTTAACTTTCTTTAAGACTTTGGCAGAAAACATGTACTGCCTCATAATATTGTTTAGTTTAGTTAAATGATTTCAATAGGTTGTAATAAACTTAGGCCTTAACACAGATTTTTAtaatttcaaatgtaattttaaataagctgattttaaaaaaaataaacctgtgtttaattttaaaaatcttattgatttatttacatattacacatacacacatttttATCCATCCTGTATTATAGAAAGTTCCTCTCAAGCATGAAAGGCAGCATGAGAGAAAAATTTTGGGTGCTTGCTTTGAAAATTTAGCAAGCAggcaatggaggctggcatcatggaccATTATAAGATAAGAGTTGCTCTTTAGACACCGAGGGCAGGTCTGCACTATGGAGGAAAGTCTGTCTAAGCTACATAAGTTCAGTTACGTTAGTAGGGTAACTCAAGTCGACATAGCTTAGcgtggggtccacactatgctatgttgacgggagagcgatctgtggtcgatttagcaggtcttcaccgGTGGATTGATCGCCACAGCATCGATCCACTGgcaagtggagacaagccctgaatGTGCGATAATAGGTAGTGGGGATAAGCCATGAAGGGCTTTGAAAGTGTTTGTCAAAGTCTGTCTCTAAGAGCTCACATTAAACATTATTTGGTCATCTCTATGAATTTATAACAAAACCATGGAAGACCAGACTTAACTTTCCTGATACTTCTAGAATAcaagtggaggtgggggtggcggACCCTTTCTTTATGCAGCATAAAGAAACCACAAAAGGGCACAAGTCGCTCTTTTAAATTCCTTTGCATGTCCCCTTTGAACTTTTCTCAGAATGAAATAATAATAGTGATATAGAATAGTGGTCTAAAATTTGGGTTTTACTTCACTTTTTACGGTTGCAGATTTGAAACGtgggcgcgcgcacacacacaaaatacctcagggtaaagagagagactttcttgTTGTGAACATAGTTTTTTCTAGAACATTATGAGTGTAGTTGTTTGGTTGAAATAAGATGCTTATATGGTAGAATAAATGTTCTACAGTTGAAAATGAATTTATTAAACACTTAATACAAAAGTATCTTTTCTTAAAACTCAATAATGAACTTAGCAAAAAGCATTCCTTGAAGTTACTGGCCTTAAGATCCACTATAGCCAGCCAGTCAGTTGTTCCTGAGAACACCCTTCACTTTGACTGTTATTGGTCTATCTCTCACAATAACTGACCCCCACCTATTTTGTATCATTTCTAATTTCTTTAGCCTGGAGCTCCTAGAACTGAAAAGATGGCTGTTGATCAGTACTGGGGCAATGTTTATCCAACTGCTGCAGCATTTAATCCTTCTTCGGTGCCTCTTCCCATCCGAATGGGCTATCCTGTGAAGAGAGGAGTACCTCCACCAAAAGAAGGCAATTTGGAGCTTATAAAGGTAGGTGCATCACAGTAGTCTTTATATAACTTAGTTTTATTCCAACTCTCAAAGTCCAATGATTTACAATATGGCTTGATCAAAATATTTTCTCCAGATAGCACTTCATACTTGATAGATTTATATATACTTCATACATTTATCACACAATATACCGGTACTTAACATAATACAACTGTGTGCCCAAGTAGCGAATGAAGATGAGAATCAGTTCAGCTTTAATATCAGTTTACTGTGATCCCTTAAACTTTCATGTGTACAgggtctggtcctggtgacttgctCTCATAACTTATTAATGAGACTTGTGCTGGGTCAGAgatgagaatcatagaatctcagggttggaagggacctcaggaggtcatctagtccaaccccctgctcaaagcaggaccaaacccaattaaatcatcccagccagggctttgtcaagcctgaccttaaaaacgtctaaggaaggagattccaccacttccctaggtaacccgttccagttcttcaccaccctactagtgaaaaagtttttcctaatatccaacctaaacctccccctctgcaacttgagaccattactccttgttctgtcatcttctaccactgagaacagtctagatccatcctctttggaaccccctttcaggtagttgaaagcaactatcaaatcccccctcattcttctcttctgcaggctaaacaatcccagttccctcagcctctcctcataagtcatgtgctccagccccctaatcatttttgttgccctccgctggactctctccaatttatccacatccttcttgtagtgtggggcccaaaactggacacagtactccaaatgaggcctcaccagtgctgaatagaggggaatgatcacatccctcgatctgctggcaatgcccctacttatacaacccaaaatgccattagccttcttggcaacaagggcacactgttgactcatattcagcttttcgtccaccgtaacccctaggtccttttctgcagaactgctgcccagccattcggtccctagtctgtagcagtgcatgggattcttccgtcctaagtgcaggactctgcacttgtccttgttgaacctcatcatatttcttttggcccaatcctctaatttgtctaggtccctctgtatcctagccctaccctccagcgtatcaaccactcctcccagagAAGAGAGACTTGTTTAATCCTCTCTTTTGAATCTCCTATCACACACTTGGTCTAAAGAGAATTAAGTAGAATAAGTAGTGAGACTTTGTTTATTGAGCAAGTTATTGTCTGATCAAGGGAGTGCCTTCAATTTTAAGTTCTCACAGCAGTTTGTTTATAAGCAAACTAAGTTACtgaaaaataatcaaatattttatttcagatcCCCAACTTTTTGCATCTGACTCCCCCAGCAATTAAGAAACATTGTACAGCTCTTAAAGGTGAGTTTTTGCCTTTTCTTTAAAAGAGTCTCCTTGAAATTCTTAAGACACTTTAATAAGTAATTTAATTACACCACTATGTGGTAGGATAAGAAGACCCACATACAAAGCTTGCTGCTTGTCAGATTTCTTTCTCAATATTGTCCAGTACCATTTTTCTTTTCCCATTGATTGGTATGGAATCATATTTCACAAGTCTATATATATTCATGTTTCTTCAGCTCTCAGGGAGTTGTGTTTTCCCAGAAAACAGGCCACTGGGAGGTGTAATGTGTTACTCTGGGTTGCGATGTATTCAATGTGCTGGTGAGATTGCTTTTCTCTTCTGCTAGGCTCAGCTAGTGTAGGGAAATGGATAACCTGATGTCTTGATGAGTATGGGGCTTGGATATGACTCAGTCCAGAGAAAACTACAGCCTGGTTTATGCACAGTGCTTTGTACCAGTAAAACTGTTTTCTGGGAAAACACATAACTCCCTGAGAGCTGAATATATATATAGACTTGTGAAATATGATTCCATACCAATCAATGGGAAAAGAAAAatgactgcatttttttttttaaactgatatagGTTTTCTGGTACAACCCCCCAATCTGGATGTAGTTATATCCATATAAATGTGCTTCTACCCCATTCAGAAGAGGAAGCTATACTGCTATACATTTATACTTGTGTAATTTCATCCACCCtggggttgtactgctttaactgtaGCATTTTAGCTAAACCCAGTATAAGGCCTGAGGAAAGCAGCTGGAAGGGTTGAGAAAGATTGTATAAATTCTCCAGCTGAGATTGCGCAGCAAAAACAATTTGTTGTATTAGATGTTTGGTTGCTCTTGGATGCTGAGgtagtcactgaggccaagagtttTTTTTCATCTGTGTCTTTTGAGAAGTTCAACCTATCTTCTTCCAGTGAAGATCTTGCCATTGTTATCCGTGCCAATGTCCTCTCAAAATAAATTACTGTAATGTGTTCTGCTTGGTTCTACAACTTGAAATGGCTTGGAAATTAAAACTAATGATGAATGTAGCAGTCCCCTTCTTAGGTGGAGTTTCATGCCAGGGCACATTCTACTGGTGCTATAGAATCTCTACTGTATGTCAGTAAGTTTCCAGATAGAATTCAAAATGTTGGTTTTAATTTATAGATCCCCTAAATAGCTTGAAACCTGGTTACTTGAGAGATCCACCTGTGTCTTCCCTTCCTCTGAGATCAGTAAAGACATTTCAAGCAGGAGCCTCCTCCATACAGAATAGGGATCTACTGGCAGTGTGTTCCCTGGGAGGAATTCTCTACTTTGAAAATCAGCGGTCTTCTATCTTGAAATTTGTTTTTCACCCTCTGCCCAGACGCAACAGATCCGCGAACTgttaactagagctggtcaggaattttttagAAAAATGTCCATGTGCCAAAATAGACTTCAAAACAGAGTCAGGTTTGATAAATCTTccgacaccctccccccccccccccaaaaagttgAAGAAAAGCAtcaaaattattgaaacaaaacaatttggctgacccaaaagagaaaaaatagctttttggttttcaaatgttttcataATTTTGACCTTTTTTTCTTGATTTGAGATGGGAGGGGAAAAGACTTCTCAAATATaagatatataaatataataaaattcTCAAATATTTGTGAGtatcccacccagctctgctattAGCCTTTAGAATATTCTCCAAAGCCCATCTTTTCTTCTGGACATCTGGAAAGGGTTCTTCCAGCATGAAGTTGATGAGCTGATTTCAAAAGTGAAGAAATATTGTTGTGATGCTTGTAAACCAATAACAGCTTTATGTTTTCATTACGTAAGGGAATATGGTTTCCctataaatatacaaaaaaattctttaaaactATAAATACAGGTaagcaacaattttttttaaacgttACTTTTGTATCCCTCAGATTTCTGCACCGAGTGGCCAACTGTATTGGACAGTGATGAGAAATGTGAGCAGCATTTTCCTATTGAAATTGAGACAGTAGATTATGTTTCAGCAGGGCCATCTGTTCGTAATCCCAAAGCAAGAGTGGTGACTTTAAGAGTAAGTACTATATTTTAGTAAACAACAAAGGCATTTTTCAAGCTCTCTCAAGAAGTGTTGCAATTGAGCCTCAAATGAAAGGCAGTAGATTACTTTACTTTAAATATAGAGCAACATGTGGAAACTCATTCATATTAGTATGACCTGTATCAGATATAAGTGAGGAGCAGTTTAAAGTAAAGCCAAAGTGACATACTTCCTGCCCATTCAAACCTTCCATAAGGCAGACAGAGATACAGTTATCAGCCACATGAATTTATTTTAGAAACAGAAATGCCATCAAGCTTGATAAAGTCAAAGTCTTTGTTATTCCTTGGGTTAAGGAATCTTATTTAAGTAATATCTAACCAATGACTGGCATTTTGTGGGCCTGATATCTTTTAGCATTCGTTATTGCTTTTgcattttttcatttgtttgctaTAACTGTAAGACTTATTACAATGAGAAACTTTTTATTATAATGAGTTAACTTGTGTTGTGGCCATAGGGATCTGTTTAACAGCTTTCTAATTAATCTCTCATGCTTTCTAATCTAATGTCATCAGGTTAATGTGCTCTGACTCGTGATGCTCATTATTAATTTGCTAGAATGTGATAGTAACAAAAGCTTGGATTGGAACTGTTCCCAAAAACAGAAATCTAGTCCTAGGAGTGCAGTCATTTCAGGTATTTTATTCTTTGTCTTCACGGTGACTTACAAAGGGGAAAGGAGTTATAGTAAAACAGAAGACATTTCATAATATAATTTTTAATTCTGCTTGATATTTACCCCAGAAATGGCAGAATATAAACTCATAcctggttttgctggaggactAGAGCATTTGAGTGATAGCTTACTCAGCTAGAACAGAAAGGGCAAAGTGAGTCATTATCAAAGAGCTTTAATTCACCTCTCTGAGAGTTTGCTATTCAGGAGTTCACAGACAAAACTCTTCTGTTTTATGAGTTAAAACATGGAAAGCAGGTATCCTGTCCTAGAGATGTGAAAACAGTGTAATCCTTCTTGGGGCCAGGATGGCAGAAATAGTGTTACTTTTTCCTCTACTATTTTATTTTGGGTAAAAGTAGTGTTTAAAAAACTGTTTTCTCTATTCTCATTAAATATAAGTGCTGTAACTATTCAACTATTATCTCGGTGGTCCTAATATAGTTATGACTTTGTTAATATTCCAGGACCTACAACTATATTAAAATGGAATTAAGGTTGTGaataatggggtgggggtgggattaaAAATATTCCAGAGGtgttgtaattatcccaaaaATAAAGCATTAC
Proteins encoded:
- the MRPS35 gene encoding 28S ribosomal protein S35, mitochondrial isoform X2 translates to MAAASGCLFCARPMLPRLCAGLAAGPRSLLRVSAYSTALVVGSAGPSPGQVAASRRSRTSQIARNRRLPGAPRTEKMAVDQYWGNVYPTAAAFNPSSVPLPIRMGYPVKRGVPPPKEGNLELIKIPNFLHLTPPAIKKHCTALKDFCTEWPTVLDSDEKCEQHFPIEIETVDYVSAGPSVRNPKARVVTLRVKLSKLNLDDHAKKKLIKLVGERYCKDTDILTITTDRCPLRRQNYDYGVYLLTVLYHESWWNTMSASLF